A single window of Pedosphaera parvula Ellin514 DNA harbors:
- the nusG gene encoding transcription termination/antitermination protein NusG, with product MRSQWFVIHTLSGQEQKVKESIEKRIKAEEMEEYIKEVLVPMEKVVEVRNQKKTVSTRKLWPGYVFVDMALLDENKRIIEKPWYFIKETQGVIGFVGGEPPTPTPADEVESIKSQISDSEEREKPKVNFEVGETVKINNGPFLNFSGVIEEIEPERGKLKVTVNIFGRNTPVELEYWQVEKA from the coding sequence ATGCGAAGCCAGTGGTTTGTAATACATACTTTGTCCGGACAAGAGCAAAAGGTTAAAGAGAGCATTGAGAAGCGGATTAAAGCCGAGGAGATGGAAGAATACATCAAGGAAGTCCTCGTGCCGATGGAAAAGGTTGTTGAAGTTCGCAACCAGAAGAAGACGGTGTCCACCCGCAAGCTCTGGCCCGGTTATGTCTTCGTTGACATGGCGCTCTTGGACGAAAACAAGCGCATTATCGAGAAACCTTGGTATTTCATTAAAGAGACCCAGGGGGTGATCGGTTTTGTTGGTGGTGAGCCACCTACGCCGACTCCAGCGGATGAAGTCGAGTCCATCAAGTCGCAGATTTCTGACTCGGAAGAGCGCGAGAAGCCGAAGGTCAATTTTGAAGTAGGTGAGACGGTCAAAATCAATAATGGACCGTTCCTTAATTTCAGCGGCGTAATTGAGGAAATTGAGCCCGAGCGCGGCAAGTTGAAGGTAACGGTCAATATTTTCGGTCGTAACACGCCGGTGGAATTAGAATACTGGCAGGTAGAAAAAGCTTAA
- the rpsG gene encoding 30S ribosomal protein S7, which produces MSRRRQAVKRPVVKDAKYGNVLVSRLVNTVMKSGKKSTAQRIVYGAFDQLSEKNPTANALEILQRAVDNAKPRLEVKPRRVGGATYQVPVEVTPDRQFALALRWLVDFADARKGIPMREALAAEIMEAYQGQGNAIRKRDEVHKMAQANKAFAHFRW; this is translated from the coding sequence ATGTCCCGACGTCGTCAAGCAGTAAAAAGACCTGTTGTCAAAGATGCGAAGTATGGTAATGTCCTCGTCTCGCGTTTGGTCAACACGGTTATGAAGAGTGGCAAGAAGAGCACTGCACAGCGTATTGTGTACGGTGCCTTCGACCAGCTCTCGGAAAAGAATCCGACCGCAAATGCTTTAGAAATTTTGCAGCGTGCGGTTGACAACGCCAAGCCGCGGTTGGAAGTTAAGCCTCGTCGCGTTGGTGGTGCAACATATCAGGTGCCTGTGGAGGTAACTCCAGATCGCCAGTTTGCGTTGGCGCTCAGATGGCTGGTTGACTTTGCAGACGCCCGTAAAGGTATTCCGATGAGGGAAGCCCTCGCGGCGGAAATTATGGAAGCCTATCAAGGGCAGGGGAATGCAATTCGCAAACGCGATGAAGTGCATAAGATGGCGCAGGCCAATAAGGCGTTCGCTCATTTCCGTTGGTAG
- the rplK gene encoding 50S ribosomal protein L11, with the protein MAKKITGQIKLQIPAGQANPAPPVGPALGQHGVNIMAFCKEFNAATKADTGLVIPVVITVYQDKSFTFITKSPPASVLLKKAAGITSGSKTPNKEKVGKVTRKQVLDIVKLKLKDLNASSEEAGFRVVAGTARSMGIDIVG; encoded by the coding sequence ATGGCAAAGAAGATTACTGGACAGATTAAATTGCAAATTCCTGCCGGGCAGGCAAATCCGGCACCGCCCGTTGGTCCTGCTTTAGGTCAACACGGCGTGAACATCATGGCGTTTTGCAAAGAATTTAATGCGGCTACAAAAGCAGATACTGGTCTCGTCATTCCGGTGGTGATCACCGTTTATCAAGACAAGTCATTTACCTTCATTACCAAATCTCCACCCGCTTCTGTTCTGCTGAAGAAAGCTGCTGGAATTACTTCCGGTTCCAAGACGCCCAACAAGGAAAAGGTTGGCAAGGTAACGCGTAAGCAGGTCTTGGATATCGTAAAGTTGAAGCTCAAAGATTTGAACGCGTCTTCCGAGGAAGCTGGTTTTCGCGTTGTAGCTGGAACTGCCCGCAGCATGGGCATTGACATTGTCGGTTAA
- the rpsJ gene encoding 30S ribosomal protein S10, which produces MAGQRIRIRLKAFDHRVIDQSARDIADTVKRTGARVAGPIPLPTRVERFTVLRSPHSDKKSQETFEQRTHKRLLDIIEPTAKTVDELKKLNLPAGVDITIKI; this is translated from the coding sequence ATGGCTGGACAACGCATACGTATTCGACTGAAGGCTTTTGATCATCGAGTGATTGACCAATCCGCGCGCGACATTGCAGACACAGTTAAGCGCACTGGAGCCAGGGTTGCAGGACCTATTCCTCTTCCGACACGAGTTGAACGGTTTACCGTTTTACGCTCGCCTCACTCCGATAAGAAGTCTCAAGAAACCTTTGAACAACGCACGCACAAGCGGTTGCTGGACATCATCGAACCCACTGCAAAAACAGTGGACGAATTGAAGAAGCTTAACCTTCCTGCTGGTGTGGACATTACCATTAAGATCTGA
- the rplL gene encoding 50S ribosomal protein L7/L12: MADLATLVDQLGKLTVIETAELVKQLESAWGVTAAAPVAAAAAPGAGGGAAAPAAEAKTAFDVILVSVPADKKISVIKVVREVKAGLGLAEAKALVEGAPKPVLEGAPKADADAAKKKLEEAGAKVEVK; this comes from the coding sequence ATGGCTGACTTAGCAACACTCGTAGATCAACTCGGAAAATTGACCGTTATCGAAACCGCAGAATTGGTTAAGCAACTGGAATCCGCCTGGGGCGTTACTGCCGCAGCTCCCGTTGCCGCAGCTGCCGCACCTGGTGCTGGCGGTGGCGCTGCTGCTCCTGCAGCAGAAGCCAAGACTGCCTTTGACGTGATCCTCGTCTCGGTTCCTGCCGACAAGAAGATCTCTGTCATTAAGGTTGTTCGTGAAGTCAAGGCTGGCCTCGGTTTGGCTGAAGCCAAAGCATTGGTGGAAGGTGCTCCAAAGCCCGTGCTCGAAGGTGCTCCAAAGGCGGATGCAGATGCCGCCAAGAAGAAGCTGGAAGAAGCTGGCGCCAAGGTCGAAGTCAAGTAA
- the rplJ gene encoding 50S ribosomal protein L10: MRAEKKNITQEYLSRLNASPFFIVVNYQGLKVGPITDLRKRLIKAGAEVHVVKNSLFRIAAKEAGVADLNGALTGQIAVITGQKDVSAAAKIVKTFSSEFEKLKVKFGYLNNNRLEASDLSALADLPSIEVLRGKLLGVLQAPASTLVALLNTPGSQLARVLQARVDKGA; the protein is encoded by the coding sequence ATGCGTGCTGAAAAGAAAAACATTACTCAAGAATATCTTTCCCGCCTGAATGCGTCGCCCTTCTTTATTGTGGTGAACTATCAAGGCTTGAAGGTGGGACCGATCACTGATTTGCGCAAACGCCTGATTAAGGCTGGAGCTGAGGTCCACGTGGTCAAAAACTCATTATTCCGCATCGCCGCCAAGGAAGCCGGTGTGGCAGATTTGAATGGCGCTTTGACCGGACAGATTGCTGTAATTACTGGTCAGAAGGACGTTTCTGCAGCTGCCAAGATCGTTAAAACCTTTAGCAGCGAGTTTGAGAAGCTGAAAGTTAAATTCGGTTATTTGAACAATAATCGATTGGAAGCGTCTGACTTGTCTGCGTTGGCAGATTTGCCGTCCATCGAAGTTCTCCGTGGCAAATTGCTCGGCGTTCTGCAAGCCCCGGCCTCTACGTTGGTGGCCTTGCTCAATACGCCAGGAAGCCAGCTAGCTCGTGTTTTGCAAGCCCGAGTAGACAAAGGAGCGTAA
- the rpsL gene encoding 30S ribosomal protein S12, which translates to MPTINQLVRKGRNKLKRKSKSPALEVAPFRRGVCIQVMTRTPKKPNSAMRKVAKVRLTNGFEVIAYIPDEGHNLQEHSIVLVRGGRVKDLPGVRYHIVRGTLDAAGVEKRRVSRSKYGVKRPKAAKTAEKK; encoded by the coding sequence ATGCCGACTATAAATCAACTGGTCCGAAAGGGCCGTAACAAATTAAAGCGCAAGTCCAAGTCGCCCGCCTTGGAAGTAGCGCCATTCCGTCGTGGTGTGTGTATCCAAGTGATGACACGTACGCCCAAGAAGCCCAACTCCGCAATGCGGAAAGTGGCCAAGGTGCGTTTGACCAACGGTTTCGAAGTAATCGCTTATATCCCTGATGAAGGGCACAACCTGCAGGAACACTCAATCGTGCTCGTGCGTGGTGGGCGTGTTAAGGATTTGCCGGGCGTGCGTTATCACATTGTGCGTGGCACGTTAGATGCCGCCGGAGTGGAAAAGCGCCGCGTAAGTCGTTCCAAATACGGAGTTAAACGGCCCAAGGCAGCCAAGACTGCAGAAAAGAAATAA
- the rplA gene encoding 50S ribosomal protein L1, translating to MPKKYSKRYRKGLELVDAKNHYPLKNAVEVLAKFPKAKFNETVEVAFRLGVDPKQSDQMVRGTVPLPHGSGKTVKVLVFAKNGAAADAARAAGAEFVGYEEMIKKCVEGWTDFDIAIATPESMVEVRKLGKVLGPRGLMPNPKTGTVTDDTAKAVKEVKAGRVEFKLDKSGNVHVPVGKASFTPAQLAENARAVIEAVAKARPSSVKGSYLQSCTLSATMSPPVRIDLREFVATV from the coding sequence ATGCCAAAGAAATACAGTAAGAGATATAGGAAAGGCCTCGAGTTGGTAGATGCAAAGAATCACTACCCCCTCAAGAATGCCGTGGAAGTGTTGGCCAAGTTCCCGAAAGCCAAATTCAACGAAACGGTCGAGGTTGCTTTCAGGCTAGGCGTCGATCCCAAACAATCGGACCAAATGGTTCGTGGCACAGTTCCTTTGCCTCATGGCAGTGGAAAAACAGTGAAGGTCCTTGTTTTCGCCAAGAACGGTGCCGCGGCTGATGCGGCTCGTGCAGCAGGAGCTGAGTTTGTCGGGTATGAGGAAATGATCAAAAAGTGCGTCGAAGGATGGACTGACTTTGATATTGCCATCGCTACTCCTGAGTCAATGGTCGAAGTTCGTAAGTTGGGTAAGGTGCTGGGGCCTCGCGGTTTAATGCCTAATCCCAAGACTGGCACTGTAACTGACGACACTGCCAAAGCGGTGAAAGAAGTTAAAGCGGGCCGCGTTGAGTTCAAGCTGGATAAGTCTGGTAATGTTCATGTTCCCGTTGGAAAGGCCTCCTTTACGCCCGCCCAACTCGCGGAAAATGCCCGTGCTGTTATTGAAGCGGTTGCCAAGGCCCGTCCATCAAGCGTAAAAGGCTCTTATCTCCAGAGCTGCACGCTGTCTGCTACCATGAGTCCGCCCGTGCGCATTGATTTGCGTGAGTTTGTGGCGACTGTTTAA
- the rplC gene encoding 50S ribosomal protein L3 has protein sequence MLGLLGKKLGQTRVYDDKGVLWPVTVVLAGPNRVLQCKTQDSDGYNAVQLGFDDQKDQRVTKPLLGHIKKHNGAAVKRIREFRDFTLSVKPGDVIGATIFAKGDFIDAIGVTKGRGFEGVMKRHNFAGGDMTHGAKGWHRRAGAIGQRLFPGTVMRGMRMPGHMGQVQRTTQNLEIIQVREADNLLLIKGAIPGAKGDYVVIRESKKNPKGSVKAEPKADAKKK, from the coding sequence ATGCTCGGCTTACTTGGAAAAAAATTGGGACAGACGCGTGTCTATGATGACAAGGGCGTGCTGTGGCCTGTGACAGTGGTTTTGGCGGGCCCCAATCGGGTTCTGCAATGCAAGACTCAGGATAGTGACGGTTACAACGCAGTTCAACTTGGTTTTGACGACCAAAAGGATCAGCGCGTGACCAAACCTTTACTCGGTCACATTAAGAAGCACAATGGTGCTGCCGTGAAGCGCATCCGTGAATTTCGCGATTTTACTCTCTCGGTTAAACCTGGTGACGTAATTGGCGCGACAATCTTTGCAAAGGGTGATTTTATTGACGCGATTGGAGTTACCAAGGGACGTGGATTTGAAGGTGTTATGAAGCGCCACAACTTTGCTGGTGGTGATATGACCCACGGTGCCAAGGGTTGGCATCGTCGTGCTGGTGCAATCGGTCAACGATTGTTCCCCGGCACAGTTATGCGTGGTATGCGCATGCCTGGTCACATGGGGCAGGTTCAGCGCACCACCCAGAATCTGGAAATCATCCAGGTGCGGGAAGCGGATAATCTGCTTCTGATCAAAGGCGCAATTCCAGGCGCGAAGGGCGACTATGTCGTAATTCGTGAATCCAAAAAGAATCCCAAAGGTTCGGTGAAGGCTGAACCGAAGGCTGATGCCAAGAAGAAATAA
- the rpoB gene encoding DNA-directed RNA polymerase subunit beta encodes MPSRVTERINFGKIKEIIAPPNLIELQTNSYKEFLQAEVAPSKRKNLGLQAVFTEVFPIESYDGKCVLDFHSYEIGEPKLDWLECLREGLTFGAPLYVTFLLKEEKGTKEEKVFMGELPLMTPQGTFVINGAERVIVSQLHRSPGLAFEKSIHPNGKELFSFRIIPDRGSWYEAQFDTSDLLYVYLDRKKRRRKFLTTTFFRALGYGSDADILKLFYDIEELSVKEAEKLEDLQNKVLIEDALDADKGIVVARAFEPLSKAVVKQISEVGINKIKVVDTTSDEGIVIKCMKKDPAKNEDEALKDIYRRLRPGDPPTAANARALIKRLFFDAKRYDLGRVGRYKINQKLGIKGGDSRILTKEDLVAATKYLLRLKKGEGTLDDIDHLGSRRVRTVGELLANQCRVGLARTERLVKERMTLFDQGMESMTPQKLINPKALSAVIRDFFGRSQLSQFMDQINPLAELTHKRRLSALGPGGLSRDRAGFEVRDVHPSHYGRICPVETPEGPNIGLIASLATFARINDFGFLETPYRKVENGRVSNHIDYLTADREEAFTVAQANAVIDEKGHFLTERVMCRAKGDFVDVEPARVDYMDVSPKQLVSVAASLIPFLEHDDANRALMGSNMQRQAVPLLITDAPLVATGLEDRVARDSRAVIAAEEGGKVASVIGNQVIITADGKLPETKKKIKHSPENGVYVYQIRKFMRSNAATCINQKILVNKGDTVKKGQVIADGPCTQGGELALGRNVLCAFMPWNGYNFEDAILISERIVKDDIFTSIHIDEFEVGARDTKLGPEEITRDIPNLGDEALKNLGPDGVIRVGAEVKPGDILVGKITPKSETELAPEERLLRAIFGEKAADVKDTSLKVPSGTYGIVMDVKVSAKKEAEQSMRVSTEEKRQSKEVEEEYKKKMDELREQLTEALSNILLGEKIPLDVVNSETGEIIIPANRKITKTLLRKLATVYDRIEIDPSPIRNKINEIIGSFKKKFDDLQMQYDEELERAESGDGVDTGIIKSVKVYIASKRKLSVGDKMAGRHGNKGVVAKIVAEEDMPFLDNGTPVDIVLNPLGVPSRMNVGQVLETHLGWAAKLLGLKFATPVFDGIKEKDIRGYLKEAGLPEHAKTKLIDGRTGQVFDQEIVVGYIYMMKLGHLVADKIHARAVGPYSLVTQQPLGGKAQYGGQRFGEMEVWAMEAYGAAYTLQELLTVKSDDVQGRTRIYESIVKGDNSLEAGVPESFNVLVKEMQSLGLDVKVGYSNPVDQPIEVQPLTAV; translated from the coding sequence ATGCCATCGAGAGTAACTGAACGCATCAACTTCGGGAAAATTAAAGAAATCATCGCCCCGCCTAACCTTATCGAGTTGCAAACCAACTCGTACAAGGAGTTTCTGCAGGCTGAGGTCGCCCCCTCCAAGCGGAAGAACCTGGGATTACAAGCCGTCTTTACCGAGGTTTTCCCAATCGAAAGTTATGATGGCAAGTGTGTGCTGGATTTCCATAGCTATGAGATTGGCGAACCTAAACTCGACTGGCTGGAATGTTTGCGTGAGGGATTAACTTTCGGCGCTCCATTATACGTTACTTTTCTGCTCAAAGAGGAGAAAGGAACCAAGGAAGAAAAGGTTTTCATGGGCGAATTGCCCCTGATGACGCCTCAAGGCACCTTCGTTATCAATGGTGCTGAACGAGTTATCGTCAGCCAGTTGCATCGCTCGCCTGGATTAGCCTTTGAAAAGAGTATCCATCCGAACGGCAAGGAACTTTTCTCCTTCCGCATCATCCCAGACCGCGGTTCCTGGTATGAAGCACAATTTGATACCAGCGACCTGCTTTACGTCTATTTGGACCGTAAGAAACGCCGCCGTAAATTTTTGACAACGACTTTCTTCCGCGCTTTGGGTTATGGCTCTGACGCCGATATACTCAAGCTATTCTATGATATTGAAGAGCTGAGCGTTAAAGAAGCTGAGAAACTGGAAGACCTCCAGAATAAAGTTTTGATTGAGGATGCTCTTGATGCCGACAAGGGCATTGTTGTAGCTCGCGCTTTTGAGCCGCTTTCAAAAGCGGTCGTGAAGCAAATTTCCGAGGTTGGCATCAACAAGATTAAAGTCGTTGATACCACTTCTGACGAAGGGATCGTCATCAAGTGCATGAAGAAGGATCCGGCCAAGAACGAGGACGAAGCGTTAAAGGATATTTATCGTCGTCTCCGCCCTGGGGATCCGCCGACTGCTGCGAACGCGCGTGCTTTGATCAAGCGCCTGTTCTTTGATGCCAAGCGTTATGACCTAGGTCGTGTCGGTCGTTATAAGATCAACCAGAAGCTCGGCATTAAGGGCGGCGACTCGCGCATTTTAACGAAGGAAGATCTCGTGGCAGCGACGAAATACCTTCTGCGCCTGAAAAAGGGTGAAGGTACGTTGGACGACATCGATCACTTGGGAAGTCGGCGTGTTCGTACTGTCGGTGAATTGCTCGCCAACCAGTGCCGTGTTGGTCTGGCCCGTACTGAACGTCTGGTGAAGGAACGCATGACCCTGTTCGATCAGGGCATGGAGAGCATGACTCCGCAGAAGCTGATCAATCCGAAAGCTCTCTCGGCTGTCATTCGCGACTTCTTTGGCCGCAGTCAGTTGTCGCAGTTCATGGACCAGATTAATCCCTTGGCAGAACTGACGCATAAGCGCCGTCTGTCGGCTCTCGGGCCTGGCGGTCTTTCCCGAGATCGTGCCGGTTTCGAAGTGCGTGACGTGCATCCGTCTCACTACGGTCGTATTTGTCCGGTCGAAACTCCTGAAGGTCCAAACATTGGTTTGATTGCGTCGCTCGCGACTTTTGCACGCATCAATGATTTTGGCTTCCTCGAAACTCCGTACCGCAAGGTGGAGAATGGTCGTGTGAGCAATCATATTGATTACCTCACTGCTGACCGTGAAGAGGCCTTCACTGTAGCCCAAGCCAACGCGGTGATTGATGAAAAGGGTCACTTCCTGACGGAACGCGTTATGTGCCGGGCGAAGGGTGACTTCGTTGATGTTGAGCCTGCACGCGTTGACTACATGGACGTGTCTCCAAAGCAGCTCGTATCAGTTGCAGCCAGCTTGATTCCGTTCCTGGAACATGATGATGCGAACCGCGCTTTGATGGGTTCGAACATGCAACGCCAGGCAGTTCCGTTGCTGATTACCGACGCTCCCTTGGTAGCGACCGGGTTGGAAGATCGGGTGGCGCGCGACTCGCGCGCAGTCATCGCTGCAGAAGAGGGCGGCAAGGTCGCCTCAGTGATAGGCAACCAGGTTATCATCACGGCTGATGGCAAATTGCCTGAAACCAAGAAGAAGATTAAACACAGCCCGGAGAACGGGGTTTACGTCTATCAAATTCGTAAATTCATGCGTTCCAACGCCGCCACCTGCATTAACCAGAAGATCCTGGTAAACAAGGGTGATACCGTGAAGAAGGGCCAGGTTATTGCCGATGGTCCTTGCACACAGGGTGGGGAACTGGCGCTTGGCCGTAACGTTCTTTGCGCGTTCATGCCTTGGAACGGTTACAACTTCGAAGACGCCATCCTGATCAGCGAGCGTATTGTAAAGGACGACATCTTCACTTCGATCCACATCGATGAATTCGAGGTGGGCGCACGTGATACCAAGCTGGGACCTGAAGAAATCACTCGCGACATCCCCAACCTTGGAGATGAAGCATTAAAGAATCTTGGGCCTGATGGTGTTATCCGCGTCGGAGCCGAAGTCAAGCCAGGCGACATCCTCGTCGGCAAGATTACGCCGAAAAGCGAAACCGAACTGGCTCCAGAAGAGCGGTTGCTACGCGCCATCTTCGGTGAAAAGGCCGCTGACGTGAAAGACACATCGCTCAAAGTTCCTTCGGGCACTTATGGCATTGTCATGGACGTCAAAGTTTCTGCGAAGAAGGAAGCTGAACAGAGCATGCGCGTTTCCACGGAAGAGAAGCGTCAGTCCAAAGAAGTGGAAGAGGAGTACAAGAAGAAGATGGACGAACTGCGCGAGCAATTGACTGAAGCTCTGAGCAACATTCTTCTTGGTGAAAAAATTCCGTTGGACGTGGTGAATTCCGAAACCGGTGAAATTATCATCCCGGCGAACCGTAAGATCACCAAGACACTGCTGCGCAAGCTGGCAACCGTTTACGATCGCATCGAAATCGATCCTTCGCCTATTCGTAACAAAATTAACGAAATAATTGGCAGCTTCAAAAAGAAGTTTGACGACCTGCAGATGCAATACGACGAAGAACTTGAACGTGCTGAATCCGGTGACGGTGTCGATACCGGCATCATCAAGTCGGTCAAGGTTTACATCGCCTCGAAGCGCAAGCTGTCCGTCGGTGACAAAATGGCAGGCCGCCACGGTAACAAGGGTGTCGTTGCCAAGATCGTCGCTGAAGAAGACATGCCGTTCCTTGACAACGGAACTCCAGTGGACATCGTTTTGAACCCGCTGGGCGTGCCCTCACGTATGAACGTCGGTCAAGTGTTGGAGACTCACCTGGGCTGGGCTGCAAAGCTCCTCGGATTGAAGTTTGCCACGCCAGTGTTCGACGGCATCAAGGAAAAGGATATTCGTGGTTACCTGAAGGAAGCCGGATTGCCGGAACACGCGAAGACCAAATTGATCGATGGCCGCACTGGCCAGGTCTTCGACCAGGAAATCGTCGTGGGTTACATCTACATGATGAAGCTCGGACATTTGGTCGCGGACAAGATTCACGCTCGTGCCGTTGGACCTTACTCGCTCGTTACTCAGCAACCGCTGGGTGGCAAGGCGCAGTATGGTGGTCAGCGCTTCGGCGAAATGGAAGTATGGGCGATGGAAGCATACGGTGCAGCTTACACACTGCAGGAATTGCTCACGGTCAAATCAGACGATGTGCAGGGACGTACCCGCATTTATGAAAGCATCGTCAAGGGTGACAACAGCCTTGAAGCCGGCGTGCCGGAATCCTTCAACGTGCTGGTTAAGGAAATGCAATCACTCGGCCTGGATGTAAAGGTCGGTTACTCCAATCCTGTGGATCAACCGATTGAAGTTCAGCCCTTGACTGCGGTTTAA
- the fusA gene encoding elongation factor G has translation MEAVVENKSVNAPNRPYTLERTRNIGIAAHIDAGKTTTTERILFYTGLIHKIGDVDDGNTVTDWMEQEKERGITITSAAVTCFWTQKATKANENDIYKAFLNVPHRINIIDTPGHVDFTAEVERSMRVLDGAVAVFCGVAGVQPQSETVWRQATKYKVPRIAFVNKMDRTGANFENALNDMRKKLNAYAFPIFLPIGAEENFEGVVDVVNQKAIVWGAGDIANEGLNYEIKDIPEHLKEKAAAARQELIDAVSNKDDSLAELVLEEKPIDAPTLKAAIRRLTCKIELIPVLCGSAFKKKAVQVLVDSVIDYLPSPLDVPGAEGTEVGTDNVVKVETSDNAKFCSLAFKLWTDPYAGKLVFFRVYSGQLKKGDTIYNPRTRKRERVSRLMVIQGSERKDVDHAHAGDIAALVGLRNITTGDTLCDEDFDVTLEPPTFPEPVISMAVEPKTKADRDKMSEGLQRLAEEDPTFRCFTNEETSQLIIAGMGELHLEIIIDRLKREFKVDANTGAPQIAYRETITKGADGEGKFIRQSGGRGQYGHALVKVAPNEKGKGVEVNNKIVGGAIPKEYVPAVIDGIEEAIRSGVYAGYQVIDIKVDVIDGSFHEVDSNELAFKMAGIFALKDAFKKAGPILLEPIMKVEVTTPDEYQGDLLGDINRRRGTIIGIDAKGGQTILNANVPLAEMFGYATAIRSLSKGRASYSMEPLTFEQVPNSVLTTILDSAKSKPAARS, from the coding sequence ATGGAAGCTGTAGTTGAAAATAAATCGGTAAACGCGCCCAACCGGCCTTACACCCTGGAGCGGACGCGCAATATTGGTATCGCCGCACACATTGACGCTGGTAAGACCACTACCACCGAGCGTATCCTGTTCTACACGGGGCTGATCCACAAGATTGGTGACGTAGATGACGGCAATACGGTTACGGATTGGATGGAGCAGGAGAAGGAGCGTGGCATTACCATCACCTCTGCCGCCGTTACGTGCTTCTGGACCCAGAAAGCAACGAAGGCGAATGAGAATGATATCTACAAAGCATTCCTGAATGTTCCCCATCGCATTAATATCATCGACACCCCCGGTCACGTTGATTTCACGGCTGAAGTCGAACGCTCGATGCGCGTGTTGGACGGGGCAGTAGCGGTATTTTGCGGAGTGGCAGGTGTGCAGCCTCAGTCGGAGACTGTTTGGCGACAGGCGACCAAGTACAAAGTTCCTCGCATTGCATTCGTCAATAAGATGGATCGCACCGGGGCAAACTTTGAGAATGCACTGAATGACATGCGCAAGAAGTTGAATGCCTATGCATTCCCCATCTTCCTGCCTATTGGTGCTGAAGAGAATTTTGAAGGCGTTGTTGACGTGGTTAACCAGAAGGCAATTGTTTGGGGTGCTGGTGATATCGCCAATGAAGGTCTGAATTACGAGATCAAGGATATTCCTGAGCATCTTAAGGAAAAGGCTGCGGCTGCCCGTCAGGAACTCATCGATGCTGTCTCCAACAAGGATGACTCGCTGGCTGAACTGGTTTTGGAAGAAAAGCCCATTGATGCGCCCACACTTAAAGCTGCGATCCGTCGGTTGACTTGCAAGATTGAACTGATCCCGGTTCTGTGCGGTTCAGCTTTCAAAAAGAAGGCGGTCCAGGTCTTGGTTGATTCCGTGATCGACTATTTGCCGAGTCCTTTGGACGTCCCTGGTGCCGAGGGTACCGAAGTTGGGACTGACAATGTTGTTAAAGTTGAAACCAGCGATAACGCCAAGTTCTGTTCTCTCGCATTCAAGCTCTGGACCGATCCCTATGCCGGTAAATTGGTATTTTTCCGCGTCTATTCGGGTCAGCTCAAGAAGGGTGATACCATTTATAATCCGCGCACGCGCAAACGTGAACGCGTCAGCCGCCTAATGGTCATTCAGGGCAGCGAACGTAAAGACGTGGATCATGCGCACGCTGGAGATATTGCTGCTCTCGTCGGTCTCCGTAATATCACGACTGGCGATACGCTGTGCGACGAAGATTTCGATGTAACCTTGGAACCTCCTACCTTTCCAGAGCCTGTTATCAGCATGGCTGTGGAGCCTAAGACCAAAGCGGATCGCGATAAGATGTCTGAAGGTTTGCAGCGTCTCGCTGAAGAAGATCCGACTTTCCGTTGCTTTACCAATGAAGAGACCAGCCAGCTCATCATCGCAGGAATGGGTGAGTTGCACTTGGAAATCATCATTGATCGTTTGAAGCGCGAATTCAAAGTCGATGCCAATACTGGCGCTCCGCAAATCGCCTATCGTGAGACAATTACGAAAGGCGCTGACGGAGAGGGCAAGTTCATCCGTCAATCTGGCGGTCGTGGTCAATATGGTCACGCCTTGGTCAAGGTTGCACCAAATGAAAAAGGCAAGGGTGTCGAAGTCAATAACAAGATTGTTGGCGGTGCGATTCCGAAGGAATATGTCCCGGCGGTTATTGATGGCATTGAAGAAGCCATTCGCAGCGGAGTTTATGCTGGATATCAAGTCATCGATATCAAAGTAGACGTTATTGATGGTTCTTTCCACGAAGTTGACTCCAACGAATTGGCCTTCAAAATGGCTGGGATTTTCGCCTTGAAAGACGCTTTCAAAAAGGCAGGTCCAATTTTGCTCGAACCGATTATGAAGGTGGAAGTTACCACTCCTGATGAATATCAGGGCGACCTTTTGGGCGATATTAACCGTCGTCGCGGCACCATCATCGGTATTGATGCGAAAGGTGGGCAGACGATCTTAAACGCAAACGTTCCTTTGGCCGAAATGTTCGGTTATGCGACCGCTATTCGTTCGCTTTCGAAAGGACGTGCATCTTATTCAATGGAACCCTTGACATTCGAACAGGTTCCGAACAGTGTTTTGACCACAATTTTGGACTCGGCGAAATCAAAGCCGGCGGCTCGTTCATAA